A portion of the Stella humosa genome contains these proteins:
- a CDS encoding ABC transporter ATP-binding protein codes for MEGVTATTSASDAGSAARIEVQGLAVHFPVMRGQIFRREVARVRAVDGVSFSIRRGETFGLVGESGCGKTTIARTLLKLLEPTGGTIHFDGEDVTRLGGSRLKNFRRRVQAIFQDPYSSLNPRMTVGDILAEPFIVHGMGLDRAARDREIHHLLDICGLPRRIGQRYPHEMSGGQRQRVGIARALALKPDLIVCDEAVSALDVSVQAQIVNLLEELQQAFGLTYLFIAHDLGVVRHLCRRVGVMYLGRLVEQGDADALFDRPAHPYTRALLSAVPVPDPAIEALRQPEPLPGEVPSPVNPPSGCVFHPRCPVAIPACAAAAPPPRAMGPDHFAACIRAGAPVPPAPACEGVAP; via the coding sequence ATGGAGGGTGTCACGGCGACGACGTCAGCGAGCGATGCCGGGTCCGCGGCGCGGATCGAGGTGCAGGGCCTGGCCGTGCATTTCCCGGTCATGCGGGGCCAGATCTTCCGGCGCGAGGTGGCCCGCGTGCGCGCGGTCGACGGGGTCTCCTTCTCGATCCGCCGCGGCGAGACCTTCGGGCTAGTCGGCGAGTCCGGCTGCGGCAAGACCACCATCGCCCGCACGCTGTTGAAGCTGCTGGAGCCCACGGGCGGCACCATCCATTTCGACGGCGAGGACGTGACCCGACTGGGCGGCAGCCGGCTGAAGAACTTCCGCCGGCGGGTCCAGGCGATCTTCCAGGACCCCTACTCCTCGCTCAACCCGCGCATGACGGTGGGCGACATCCTGGCCGAGCCCTTCATCGTCCATGGCATGGGGCTGGATCGCGCGGCGCGCGACCGCGAGATCCACCACCTGCTCGACATCTGCGGCCTGCCGCGGCGGATCGGCCAGCGCTACCCGCACGAGATGTCGGGCGGCCAGCGCCAGCGCGTCGGCATCGCCCGGGCGCTGGCCTTGAAGCCCGACCTCATCGTCTGCGACGAGGCGGTGTCGGCGCTCGACGTCTCGGTCCAGGCGCAGATCGTGAACCTGCTGGAGGAACTGCAGCAGGCATTCGGCCTGACCTACCTCTTCATCGCCCACGACCTGGGCGTGGTGCGCCATCTCTGCCGGCGGGTCGGCGTCATGTATCTGGGCCGCCTGGTCGAGCAGGGCGACGCCGATGCGCTGTTCGACCGCCCGGCCCATCCCTACACCCGCGCGCTGCTGTCGGCGGTGCCGGTGCCGGACCCCGCGATCGAGGCCCTGCGCCAGCCCGAGCCCCTGCCGGGCGAGGTGCCGAGCCCCGTCAACCCGCCATCGGGCTGCGTCTTCCATCCGCGCTGCCCGGTCGCCATCCCGGCCTGCGCGGCAGCGGCCCCGCCGCCGCGCGCCATGGGCCCCGATCATTTCGCCGCCTGCATCCGGGCCGGCGCCCCCGTCCCACCAGCCCCCGCCTGCGAAGGAGTAGCGCCATGA
- a CDS encoding HlyD family secretion protein, whose translation MPSTSARRRWVVLFLLILATVGAGAAALYQRDRPQAASPPAAPLPLLFRGRIEPVGGIHQVGAHGAAPTETLAVLAVAEGDRVRLGQVLARLSSEPAARAAHASAVAAVAVAERRLENVRRPWKDADLEVSRAAVRARAAEYELADRQQRRSDTLQARGVTSLVDQDVRATEVRTARARLREAEANLAAIEQVPATRIALEEAMLAEARARADEAAARLALAVVVAPTDGTVLAIHARAGQALGQGPGGGPILDLADLSQLKIVAEADERFVPRLRAGQKATVRLRTGDGRWTAAVARIGSRVELVTRPSADAVSGIEARFVAIDLAPDGAAAPLPAVAGMEVIVRFEP comes from the coding sequence TTGCCCTCGACTTCCGCCCGCCGACGCTGGGTCGTCCTGTTCCTGCTGATCCTGGCGACGGTCGGGGCCGGTGCTGCCGCGCTCTACCAGCGCGATCGGCCGCAGGCTGCGTCGCCGCCTGCGGCGCCCCTGCCATTGCTGTTCCGCGGCCGGATCGAGCCCGTGGGCGGCATTCATCAGGTGGGCGCGCACGGCGCCGCGCCGACCGAGACCCTGGCGGTGCTGGCGGTGGCCGAGGGCGACCGGGTCCGCCTGGGCCAGGTGCTGGCCCGCCTGTCGAGCGAGCCGGCCGCCCGGGCGGCGCACGCCAGCGCGGTGGCTGCCGTCGCGGTGGCCGAGCGCCGGCTGGAGAATGTGCGCCGCCCCTGGAAAGACGCCGACCTGGAGGTCTCGCGCGCGGCGGTGCGGGCGCGGGCGGCAGAGTACGAGCTGGCCGACCGCCAGCAGCGGCGCAGCGACACGCTGCAGGCCCGCGGCGTGACCTCGCTGGTCGACCAGGACGTGCGTGCGACCGAGGTGCGCACCGCGCGTGCCCGGCTGCGCGAGGCCGAGGCCAACCTGGCGGCCATCGAGCAGGTCCCGGCGACCCGCATCGCGCTGGAGGAGGCCATGCTGGCCGAAGCCCGGGCACGCGCCGACGAGGCAGCAGCCCGGCTGGCGCTGGCGGTGGTGGTTGCACCGACCGACGGCACCGTGCTTGCCATCCACGCGCGCGCCGGGCAGGCGCTGGGGCAGGGGCCGGGCGGCGGCCCCATCCTCGACCTGGCAGATCTCTCGCAGCTCAAGATCGTGGCCGAGGCCGACGAGCGGTTCGTGCCCCGCCTGCGCGCAGGGCAGAAGGCGACCGTCCGCCTGCGCACGGGCGATGGGCGGTGGACGGCCGCGGTCGCGCGCATCGGCAGCCGGGTCGAGCTGGTGACCCGGCCCTCGGCCGACGCGGTCAGCGGCATCGAGGCGCGCTTCGTGGCGATCGACCTTGCGCCGGATGGCGCAGCCGCCCCCTTGCCGGCCGTGGCCGGGATGGAAGTCATCGTCCGTTTCGAGCCGTGA
- a CDS encoding FtsX-like permease family protein has translation MALRAETRDRLAFALRLAFRQTSSRARRSVAAFLGIAGGLVLVLVQLGFQSALYDSAVRLHQVLDGDLVIVAPEFQALQGLTWIDRATLERAAGHPQVQSVRPLVMTQLMVRNVENDRFVIILALGIDVDAPAVALDRFGPQAADLRLPGRVLFDAASQPMYGPVVERLARDGEVELVTASPQRARQRAFVVTGLYRLGATIVFPGGMLAGIDTLLDAIGQSRERVNIGILRLAPGADGAAVARDLRLALSPEVDIETKASFVARERRFWSQETPIGFLFDMGAVIGFIISAVFVYQVLYQMIDESIAEYALLKTLGHGRAFFLVVVLATAAMILLASLPPALVVASAVYWICGAATQLPVELTVGRVLVVAGFGMAIAMLSGLIAVRRLGRADPAALL, from the coding sequence ATGGCCCTCCGGGCGGAGACGCGGGACCGGCTGGCCTTCGCGCTGCGCCTGGCATTTCGCCAGACCTCCAGCCGCGCCCGGCGCAGCGTGGCGGCCTTCCTCGGCATCGCCGGCGGGCTGGTCCTGGTCCTGGTCCAGCTCGGCTTCCAGAGCGCGCTCTACGATAGCGCGGTGCGCCTGCACCAGGTGCTGGACGGCGACCTCGTCATCGTCGCGCCGGAGTTCCAGGCGTTGCAGGGCCTGACCTGGATCGACCGCGCGACCCTGGAACGGGCGGCCGGGCACCCGCAGGTGCAGTCGGTGCGCCCGCTGGTGATGACGCAGTTGATGGTCCGCAACGTCGAGAACGACCGCTTCGTCATCATCCTGGCGCTCGGCATCGACGTCGACGCGCCGGCGGTCGCGCTGGACCGCTTCGGACCGCAGGCGGCCGACCTGCGGCTGCCCGGGCGGGTGTTGTTCGATGCCGCCTCGCAGCCGATGTACGGGCCGGTGGTCGAGCGCCTCGCCCGCGACGGCGAGGTGGAACTGGTCACCGCCAGCCCGCAGCGTGCCCGCCAGCGTGCCTTCGTCGTCACCGGCCTCTATCGCCTGGGGGCGACCATCGTCTTCCCGGGCGGCATGCTGGCCGGCATCGACACCCTGCTGGACGCCATCGGCCAAAGCCGCGAGCGGGTGAACATCGGCATCCTGCGCCTGGCACCCGGGGCCGATGGGGCGGCCGTCGCCCGCGACCTGCGCCTGGCCCTGTCGCCCGAGGTCGACATCGAGACGAAGGCCTCGTTCGTCGCAAGGGAGCGGCGCTTCTGGAGCCAGGAGACGCCGATCGGCTTCCTTTTCGACATGGGGGCGGTGATCGGCTTCATCATCAGCGCGGTCTTCGTCTACCAGGTGCTCTACCAGATGATCGACGAGAGCATCGCCGAGTACGCCCTGCTGAAGACGCTGGGCCACGGCCGCGCCTTCTTCCTGGTGGTGGTGCTGGCGACGGCGGCGATGATCCTGCTGGCGTCCCTGCCGCCGGCCCTGGTGGTGGCGTCGGCCGTCTACTGGATCTGCGGGGCGGCGACCCAACTGCCGGTCGAGCTGACCGTGGGCCGGGTCCTGGTCGTCGCCGGCTTCGGCATGGCGATCGCCATGCTGTCGGGGCTGATCGCGGTACGCCGCCTGGGCCGCGCCGACCCCGCGGCCCTGCTGTGA
- a CDS encoding ABC transporter ATP-binding protein: MNVLAISGLSYGFRGPQGEVSVLHGLDLAVAPEEIVIVTGPSGSGKSTLLSLAGLLRRPPPGTVHLFGVDVGTAGEAALGALRGRMRFVFQKSYLVAGLTVLENVIASLVALPETNRRFDDIRARRMLENVGLADKVGAYPHQLSGGQQQRVAVARALVALPELLIVDEPTAALDREAARIVVDQIRLLTQTMGCGVLMTTHDDRIMDVATRRLHLADGRLSQPPGEWHAPC; this comes from the coding sequence ATGAACGTGCTGGCCATCTCGGGCCTGTCCTACGGCTTTCGCGGGCCGCAGGGCGAGGTGTCGGTGCTGCACGGCCTCGACCTCGCCGTGGCGCCGGAGGAGATCGTCATCGTCACCGGCCCGTCCGGCTCGGGCAAGTCGACGCTGCTGTCGCTGGCGGGCCTGCTGCGCCGACCGCCGCCCGGCACGGTGCATCTCTTCGGCGTCGATGTCGGCACGGCGGGGGAGGCCGCGCTGGGCGCCCTGCGCGGCCGCATGCGCTTCGTCTTCCAGAAGAGCTATCTCGTCGCCGGCCTGACGGTGCTGGAGAACGTGATCGCCAGCCTGGTGGCGCTGCCGGAGACGAACCGCCGCTTCGACGACATCCGCGCCCGCCGGATGCTGGAGAATGTCGGCCTGGCCGACAAGGTCGGCGCCTATCCCCACCAGCTCTCCGGCGGCCAGCAGCAGCGGGTCGCGGTCGCCCGGGCCCTGGTGGCGCTGCCCGAACTGCTGATCGTCGACGAGCCGACCGCGGCCCTCGACCGCGAGGCCGCCCGCATCGTCGTCGACCAGATCCGCCTGCTGACCCAGACCATGGGCTGCGGCGTGCTGATGACGACCCATGACGACCGCATCATGGACGTGGCGACCCGCCGCCTGCACCTGGCGGACGGTCGCCTGTCCCAGCCGCCCGGGGAATGGCACGCGCCGTGCTAG
- a CDS encoding hydantoinase B/oxoprolinase family protein, translated as MNETTSAARYRLGFDIGGTFTDFVLLDAASGAIRLHKCLTTPEDPAEGALAGIRAITAEAGIAVADLGELLHGTTLVTNALIERRGAMLGLLTTRGFRDTLEFGVEQRYDIYDLFLQFPDPLVPRRRRLEITERIAHDGRVVEPLDADAVRAEGARLVAEGCTAIAVCFLHSYANPAHEQAAGRILRQAFPGIAVSLSSEVAPEIREYDRCATTCANAFVQPLMDRYIGRLLRELEGQGFAGVLRLMQSDGGLCTPEVARAFPIRLLESGPAGGALATVLFAREAGLPDAIAFDMGGTTAKSCLIEGGRAEIAPMMETARVHRFKRGSGLPIKAPVVDMIEIGAGGGSLAGIDETGLLKVGPRSAGAEPGPACYGKGGTEATVTDANLLLGYYDPGFFLGGTMTLDRAASEAALAGLGEKLGLSAMETAWGIHAVVCEAMASAARVHLIEKGRDPRRYAMVGFGGAGPAHAARVARILGIAEVLIPPASGAASALGFLTAPLAFEQSRSALTSLGPDADWAAVDRTLAALEDEARGRLRAAGVADAAMRVERSADMRMAGQLHQILVKLPDGAIGAGSLAEIRARFVETYRQLYARHVEGPEIEILSYRVRVSSPEPAVALSGAVAGGEAAGDARKGSRTAWFDGASYDTPVYDRYRLRAGDTVEGPAIIEEREATTVIGPGDRLTIDRAFNLRIAVGEVVRPAALVTGGMALADAMARIEADPIGLEIMWSRLISIVEEMWQTVRRTAYSLIISESQDFANEILDAKGNPLAHSPRSMPLFNLTLTRCVQALLEHFPPDTLADGDVLITNDPWLCAGHLFDIALVTPVFRDGRMVALMATVGHVSDIGGVKDPLSAREIYDEGVLIPPMKLYDQGRPDRSLLTMLASNIRNSDQVLGDIQSLITANALGGQRLLAFMDEYGLDDVGALAAVVQGRSEAATRAAIRAVPDGVYESEIENRPLGEVLRYKVRVHKTGEEIRVEHVDAPRQLPRGGLNCTMNVTMGHSSYPLKCMLTPNVRGNAGCYLPITVTAPPNTALNCDRTAAVAHRTRVSWYIGPNLYRALAPAMPDKVQAFTGLPKAFGFYGRNSLGRVASDHFFMGGGQGASLARDGKSGLLYPTSAANTPVELLESRMPVLVLEKSLVADSGGPGRQRGGLGQRMRARRLDGGTEPITVGLFVEGWGITHEGLFGGQPAGAAYAGVRSPAPDGWRDTGAGEMVSLFDDRTQIEAQIAGGAGYGPPAERALEAIAADIEDGYVSREGATRDYGCIFDADGRIDPAASRPRQTNKTDRDAVTTTGIER; from the coding sequence ATGAACGAGACCACGTCCGCCGCGCGCTACCGGCTCGGCTTCGACATCGGCGGCACCTTCACCGATTTCGTGCTGCTGGATGCCGCCAGCGGGGCCATCCGCCTGCACAAGTGCCTGACGACGCCGGAAGACCCGGCCGAGGGCGCGCTGGCCGGCATCCGCGCGATCACGGCCGAGGCCGGCATTGCCGTCGCCGACCTGGGCGAGCTGCTGCACGGCACGACGCTCGTCACCAACGCGCTGATCGAGCGGCGCGGGGCGATGCTGGGCCTGCTGACGACGCGCGGCTTCCGCGACACGCTCGAATTCGGGGTCGAGCAGCGCTACGACATCTACGACCTGTTCCTGCAGTTCCCCGACCCGCTGGTGCCGCGCCGCCGCCGGCTGGAGATCACCGAGCGCATCGCCCATGACGGCCGCGTGGTAGAGCCGCTGGACGCCGACGCCGTCCGCGCCGAGGGTGCGCGCCTGGTGGCCGAGGGCTGCACGGCCATCGCCGTCTGCTTCCTCCATTCCTATGCCAACCCGGCGCACGAGCAGGCGGCGGGCCGCATCCTGCGCCAGGCCTTCCCCGGCATCGCCGTCAGCCTGTCGTCGGAGGTGGCGCCCGAGATCCGCGAGTACGACCGCTGCGCCACCACCTGCGCCAACGCCTTCGTGCAGCCGCTGATGGACCGCTATATCGGCCGGCTGCTGCGCGAGCTGGAAGGGCAGGGCTTTGCCGGCGTGCTGCGCCTGATGCAGTCGGACGGCGGGCTGTGCACGCCCGAGGTCGCGCGCGCCTTCCCGATCCGGCTGCTGGAATCCGGCCCGGCCGGCGGCGCGCTCGCGACCGTGCTGTTTGCCCGCGAGGCGGGGCTGCCCGATGCGATTGCCTTCGACATGGGTGGCACGACTGCCAAGTCCTGCCTGATCGAGGGCGGCCGGGCCGAGATCGCGCCGATGATGGAGACCGCCCGCGTCCATCGCTTCAAGCGCGGCTCCGGCCTGCCGATCAAGGCGCCGGTCGTCGACATGATCGAGATTGGCGCCGGCGGTGGCTCATTGGCCGGCATCGACGAGACGGGCCTGCTGAAGGTGGGGCCGCGTTCGGCCGGCGCGGAGCCAGGACCGGCTTGCTACGGCAAGGGCGGCACCGAGGCGACCGTCACCGACGCCAACCTGCTGCTCGGCTACTACGACCCCGGCTTCTTCCTGGGCGGCACGATGACGCTCGACCGGGCGGCGTCGGAGGCGGCACTGGCCGGGCTGGGCGAGAAGCTCGGCCTGTCGGCGATGGAGACGGCCTGGGGTATCCACGCCGTGGTGTGCGAGGCGATGGCGTCGGCCGCGCGCGTCCACCTGATCGAGAAGGGGCGCGACCCGCGGCGCTACGCGATGGTGGGCTTCGGCGGTGCGGGTCCTGCCCATGCCGCGCGCGTCGCCCGCATCCTGGGCATCGCCGAGGTGCTGATCCCGCCCGCATCGGGTGCGGCTTCCGCGCTGGGCTTCCTCACAGCGCCACTGGCTTTCGAGCAGTCGCGCTCGGCCCTGACGTCGCTCGGTCCCGACGCCGACTGGGCCGCGGTCGACCGTACGCTGGCGGCCCTGGAGGACGAGGCGCGCGGCCGCCTGCGCGCGGCCGGCGTCGCCGATGCCGCGATGCGGGTCGAGCGTTCGGCCGACATGCGCATGGCCGGCCAGCTCCACCAAATCCTGGTGAAGCTGCCGGACGGCGCCATCGGCGCCGGCTCGCTGGCCGAGATCCGCGCCCGCTTCGTCGAAACCTATCGCCAGCTCTATGCCCGTCATGTCGAGGGGCCGGAGATCGAGATCCTGTCCTACCGCGTGCGCGTGTCCTCGCCCGAGCCGGCGGTCGCCCTGTCGGGCGCCGTTGCCGGCGGCGAGGCAGCCGGCGATGCGCGCAAGGGCAGCCGGACCGCGTGGTTCGACGGTGCCTCCTACGACACGCCGGTCTATGACCGTTACCGCCTGCGCGCGGGCGACACGGTCGAGGGGCCGGCCATCATCGAGGAGCGCGAGGCCACGACCGTGATCGGCCCCGGCGACCGGCTGACCATCGACCGCGCCTTCAACCTGCGCATCGCGGTGGGCGAGGTGGTGCGGCCCGCGGCCCTGGTCACCGGCGGCATGGCCTTGGCCGACGCCATGGCGCGCATCGAGGCAGACCCGATCGGGCTCGAGATCATGTGGTCGCGCCTCATCTCCATCGTCGAGGAGATGTGGCAGACGGTGCGGCGCACCGCCTATTCGCTGATCATCTCGGAAAGCCAGGACTTCGCCAACGAGATCCTGGATGCCAAGGGCAACCCGCTGGCCCATTCGCCGCGCTCGATGCCGCTCTTCAACCTGACGCTGACCCGCTGCGTGCAGGCGCTGCTCGAGCATTTCCCGCCCGATACGCTGGCCGACGGCGACGTGCTGATCACCAACGACCCGTGGCTCTGCGCCGGGCACCTGTTCGATATAGCACTGGTCACGCCGGTGTTCCGCGACGGTCGGATGGTGGCGCTGATGGCGACGGTCGGCCATGTCAGCGACATCGGCGGCGTGAAGGACCCGCTCAGCGCGCGCGAGATCTATGACGAGGGCGTGCTGATCCCGCCGATGAAGCTCTACGACCAGGGCCGGCCGGACCGCTCGCTGCTGACCATGCTGGCCAGCAACATCCGCAACTCCGACCAGGTGCTGGGCGATATCCAGTCGCTGATCACCGCCAACGCGCTGGGCGGCCAGCGCCTGCTGGCCTTCATGGACGAATACGGGCTGGACGATGTGGGCGCGCTCGCGGCCGTGGTCCAGGGCCGCAGCGAGGCTGCCACCAGGGCCGCCATCCGCGCGGTGCCGGACGGCGTCTACGAGAGCGAGATCGAGAACCGGCCGCTGGGCGAGGTGCTGCGCTACAAGGTCCGCGTCCACAAGACGGGCGAGGAAATCCGCGTCGAGCATGTCGATGCGCCGCGCCAACTGCCGCGCGGCGGGCTCAACTGCACCATGAACGTCACCATGGGCCATTCCAGCTACCCGCTGAAATGCATGCTGACGCCGAACGTGCGCGGCAATGCCGGCTGCTACCTGCCGATCACCGTCACCGCGCCGCCCAATACCGCGCTCAACTGCGACCGCACGGCCGCGGTCGCCCACCGGACGCGGGTGTCCTGGTACATCGGCCCCAACCTCTACCGCGCCCTGGCGCCGGCGATGCCGGACAAGGTGCAGGCCTTCACCGGCCTGCCCAAGGCGTTCGGCTTCTATGGGCGGAACTCGCTGGGCCGGGTGGCGTCGGACCATTTCTTCATGGGCGGCGGGCAGGGGGCCTCGCTCGCCCGCGACGGCAAGTCCGGCCTGCTCTACCCGACGTCCGCTGCCAACACCCCGGTCGAGCTGCTGGAAAGCCGCATGCCGGTGCTGGTCCTGGAAAAGTCGCTGGTCGCCGATTCCGGCGGGCCCGGGCGCCAACGCGGCGGCCTCGGCCAGCGCATGCGCGCCCGGCGCCTGGATGGTGGCACCGAGCCGATCACGGTCGGCCTCTT